One window of the Reyranella humidisoli genome contains the following:
- a CDS encoding flagellar motor protein MotA, translating into MSNPLPYLVRMLLFLAVVAGIAYLLHHDLLRVFMNTPILNSVIVGVLAIGIFFVMRQVLSLWPEVRWLRRFQHREPGAPPLDPGSIDLMAPMAAMMGERQDNFRLSPTVTRAMLDGIASRLDERRELSRYMIGLLIFLGLLGTFWGLLETIGAVADAIVGMQVTGGDAVQIFAKLKQGIEGPLKGMSTAFGASLFGLSGSLVLGFLELQASQAQGRFHTELEEWLAGATRLSSGNLQTEGEQGVSAYVEALLERTADGLDDLTRTLRRSEEGREQAAAANATLVERLSSLTESMRSQQALLARLAEQSIELRGTVARLIERKPEPADSDALLAHQRNLEAGLARLIDESVRSRTALADELRGEFRLLARTIASTRGAPPPSDG; encoded by the coding sequence ATGAGTAATCCGCTTCCGTATCTCGTCCGCATGCTGCTGTTCCTCGCGGTCGTGGCCGGCATCGCCTACCTGCTGCACCATGATCTGCTGCGCGTGTTCATGAACACGCCGATCCTGAACAGCGTCATCGTCGGCGTTCTCGCGATCGGCATCTTCTTCGTGATGCGCCAGGTTCTTTCTCTGTGGCCCGAGGTGCGCTGGCTGCGGCGCTTCCAGCATCGCGAACCCGGCGCCCCTCCGCTCGATCCCGGCTCGATCGACCTGATGGCGCCGATGGCCGCCATGATGGGCGAGCGGCAGGACAATTTCCGCCTGTCTCCGACGGTGACGCGCGCGATGCTCGACGGCATCGCCAGCCGTCTCGACGAGCGGCGCGAGCTCAGCCGCTACATGATCGGCCTGCTGATCTTCCTCGGCCTGCTCGGCACCTTCTGGGGCCTGCTGGAGACGATCGGCGCCGTCGCCGACGCCATCGTCGGCATGCAGGTCACCGGCGGCGACGCCGTCCAGATCTTCGCCAAGCTGAAGCAGGGTATCGAAGGACCGCTCAAGGGCATGTCGACCGCCTTCGGCGCCTCGCTGTTCGGCCTGTCCGGATCGCTCGTCCTGGGCTTCCTGGAATTGCAGGCGAGCCAAGCTCAGGGCCGCTTCCACACCGAACTCGAGGAATGGCTGGCCGGCGCGACGCGCCTGTCCAGCGGCAACCTGCAGACCGAGGGCGAACAGGGCGTCTCGGCCTATGTCGAGGCGCTGCTGGAACGTACCGCGGACGGCCTCGACGATCTCACCCGCACGCTTCGCCGCAGCGAGGAAGGCCGCGAACAGGCGGCCGCCGCCAACGCCACGCTGGTTGAGCGCCTGTCCTCCCTGACCGAAAGCATGCGCTCGCAGCAGGCGCTGCTGGCCCGTCTCGCGGAACAGTCCATCGAGCTGCGCGGCACCGTCGCGCGCCTGATCGAGCGCAAGCCGGAGCCCGCAGACAGCGACGCCCTGCTGGCCCACCAGCGCAATCTCGAAGCCGGCCTCGCCCGGCTGATCGATGAGAGCGTGCGCAGCCGCACGGCGCTGGCCGACGAACTGCGCGGCGAGTTCCGCCTGCTTGCCCGCACCATCGCCTCGACGCGCGGCGCGCCGCCGCCGAGCGACGGCTAG
- a CDS encoding SGNH/GDSL hydrolase family protein, translating to MNKVSKTILLVLVSTAASVLAGIAIAAYLTIPSIPLISEGDRLLVFDPEIGARANPSSHARRIYPAVRDRQTFAFDIYTDDRGARVDGPGQRSPAQVDVLVVGDSFSWGYALANPETYARHLARELGTGVSNFAMAAYGTTQSLQMLRRNGDLKPKLIVYGIIAHHFERNVMPCLPSYYPFCFDASHVTWNAAGEPYIAPPESNGVRRFQRHLAGDFTNPVTWLTHGVDVIRGRIEYAQATYSTPTDRKKEEALGYLLREMERSATAIGAKLLVVYLPTNYYSAPEALPRLIGDIRLLDLTQAFQRERDKGTNLYIVGDGHPNRAAHELIAREIAKYVRDNGLL from the coding sequence ATGAACAAAGTCAGCAAGACCATTCTTTTGGTGCTGGTGTCGACCGCCGCCAGCGTCCTGGCCGGGATCGCCATCGCCGCCTACCTGACCATTCCCAGCATTCCCCTGATATCCGAAGGCGACCGTCTCCTGGTGTTCGACCCCGAGATCGGCGCGAGGGCCAATCCCAGCTCCCACGCACGGCGCATCTACCCGGCCGTTCGCGACCGCCAGACATTCGCCTTCGACATCTACACCGACGATCGCGGCGCGCGGGTCGACGGACCGGGGCAGCGCAGCCCGGCCCAGGTCGATGTCCTCGTGGTCGGCGACTCATTCTCATGGGGCTATGCGCTCGCCAATCCGGAAACCTATGCCCGGCATCTCGCGCGTGAACTCGGGACAGGCGTGTCGAACTTCGCGATGGCGGCCTACGGCACGACCCAGTCGCTTCAGATGCTGCGCCGAAACGGCGATCTCAAACCCAAGCTGATCGTGTACGGGATCATCGCCCATCACTTCGAGCGGAACGTGATGCCGTGCCTCCCGTCCTACTATCCGTTCTGCTTCGATGCCTCGCACGTCACCTGGAACGCGGCGGGAGAACCCTACATCGCCCCGCCCGAGAGCAACGGCGTGCGTCGTTTCCAACGCCATCTTGCGGGCGACTTCACCAACCCGGTCACCTGGCTGACGCACGGCGTCGATGTCATTCGCGGCCGGATCGAATACGCCCAGGCCACCTACAGCACGCCGACCGACCGGAAAAAGGAAGAGGCGCTGGGCTATCTGCTGCGCGAGATGGAGCGGTCGGCCACGGCGATCGGGGCCAAGCTGCTCGTCGTCTATCTGCCGACGAATTACTACTCGGCACCCGAAGCGCTGCCCCGCCTGATCGGTGACATCCGGCTCCTCGACCTCACGCAAGCCTTCCAGCGGGAGAGGGACAAGGGCACCAATCTCTACATCGTGGGCGATGGGCATCCCAACCGGGCCGCCCACGAACTGATCGCGCGGGAGATCGCGAAGTACGTTCGCGACAACGGCCTGCTTTAG
- a CDS encoding inositol monophosphatase family protein, whose amino-acid sequence MGEARERSGPPERKSLAQRSATVTVMIRAAFAAAKSLKRDFGEVEHLQISEKGPGDFVSHADIKAERTLRTELSRVRPDYGFLGEEGGETKGDGRNRWIVDPLDGTTNFLHGVPHFAISIALEREKEIIAGVIYQPISDELFWTEKGNGAYVDTPNARSRRLRVSGRKDPARGLIGTGIPHIGKGNHAAYHAKLAAVTERTAGVRRWGAAALDLAFVAAGRYDAFFEFGLAPWDVAAGILMVREAGGLVGDVAGQPYELGGPSLLASNFGLRDAMVDILSKA is encoded by the coding sequence ATGGGCGAAGCGCGCGAGCGCTCGGGCCCGCCCGAGCGCAAGTCGCTGGCGCAGCGCTCGGCCACCGTCACGGTCATGATCCGTGCCGCCTTTGCCGCGGCCAAGAGCCTGAAGCGCGACTTCGGCGAAGTCGAGCATCTGCAGATCTCCGAGAAGGGACCTGGCGACTTCGTGAGCCATGCCGACATCAAGGCCGAGCGCACGCTGCGCACCGAACTGTCGCGCGTCCGTCCCGACTACGGTTTCCTCGGCGAGGAAGGCGGCGAGACCAAGGGCGATGGCCGCAACCGCTGGATCGTCGATCCGCTCGACGGCACGACCAACTTCCTGCACGGCGTTCCCCACTTCGCCATCTCGATCGCGCTGGAGCGCGAGAAGGAGATCATCGCCGGCGTCATCTACCAGCCGATCTCCGACGAGCTGTTCTGGACGGAGAAGGGCAACGGCGCCTATGTCGACACGCCGAATGCGCGCTCGCGTCGCCTGCGTGTCTCGGGCCGCAAGGATCCGGCGCGCGGCCTGATCGGCACCGGCATCCCGCATATCGGCAAGGGCAACCATGCCGCCTATCACGCCAAGCTGGCGGCTGTGACCGAGCGCACGGCCGGCGTCCGCCGATGGGGTGCCGCCGCGCTCGACCTCGCTTTCGTGGCGGCCGGCCGCTACGACGCCTTCTTCGAGTTCGGTCTGGCTCCCTGGGATGTCGCCGCGGGGATCCTGATGGTGCGCGAGGCCGGTGGCCTCGTGGGTGACGTCGCGGGACAGCCCTACGAACTGGGCGGTCCGTCCCTTCTCGCCAGCAATTTCGGTCTGCGCGACGCCATGGTCGACATCCTGTCGAAGGCCTGA
- a CDS encoding ester cyclase, which translates to MNDLSGSREVTPMTHRQKHHPELPHEEEIDLTPSRLSAQKNVVRVFYKDLWDKADLSLVPTIFHPDFTFRGSLGPVLVGHGQFGNYVTWLTETLEDYTSDILELVEEGSRVSGKLRFHGIHRRTLFGEPPTNRRVWWYGAPIFTFDGPLVRDLWVLGDIHGLRSRLAPAEGNALRFDRG; encoded by the coding sequence ATGAATGACCTGAGCGGCTCCCGCGAGGTCACTCCCATGACGCATCGTCAAAAACACCATCCCGAATTGCCCCACGAAGAGGAAATCGACCTCACGCCGTCACGTCTCAGCGCGCAAAAGAATGTCGTGCGCGTGTTCTACAAGGACCTGTGGGACAAGGCCGACCTCAGCCTCGTTCCGACGATATTCCACCCGGACTTCACCTTTCGCGGGTCGCTCGGTCCCGTACTCGTGGGCCACGGGCAGTTCGGCAACTATGTGACCTGGCTGACGGAAACCCTCGAGGACTACACGTCCGACATCCTCGAACTCGTGGAAGAAGGCAGCCGAGTATCGGGCAAGCTGCGTTTCCATGGCATTCACCGCCGCACGCTGTTCGGCGAGCCGCCGACCAATCGCAGGGTCTGGTGGTACGGCGCACCCATCTTTACGTTCGACGGCCCGCTCGTTCGCGATCTCTGGGTGCTGGGTGACATCCACGGCTTGCGGTCCCGCCTTGCTCCGGCGGAAGGGAATGCCCTCAGATTCGACCGCGGCTAA
- a CDS encoding OmpA family protein, translating to MPPSSVAARSLALALFGVGAAAFAAHGQNVTAFNPYSGVGLPGGASPQSAVQDPPAVTAPAVPPAQVAGPAFNPWALSGAAPVAPQQASPPSGRATEPGASLPAPTGRIASRIVAVPELTTNHSRPRDSQKVSAAEPAPRSPSVAAVTPKASPAAAPKSTPAAPSPKTTAAAAPAPASAPPAAAPAPAPAAPEQKMAALAPQPSPPARVPLTVSLVFTPRSAELSDSSRTELDRLIKSISDQGLRQVELRSFAGNGEPDSRKVSLARALNVRTYLIDKGVKSKIEIGTFSSSDGNERVEIVVPNT from the coding sequence ATGCCCCCGTCTTCGGTCGCTGCACGCAGCCTGGCTCTCGCGCTGTTCGGCGTCGGCGCTGCGGCTTTTGCAGCGCACGGGCAGAACGTCACCGCCTTCAATCCTTACTCCGGAGTCGGCCTGCCGGGCGGTGCTTCCCCGCAAAGCGCCGTGCAAGATCCTCCTGCCGTGACAGCACCAGCCGTGCCCCCGGCGCAAGTTGCCGGTCCGGCGTTCAACCCCTGGGCGCTCTCGGGTGCTGCCCCCGTGGCCCCCCAACAAGCCTCTCCCCCATCCGGGCGCGCCACCGAGCCGGGAGCCAGCCTGCCGGCACCGACCGGGCGGATCGCAAGCCGCATCGTCGCCGTGCCGGAATTGACGACGAACCACAGCCGGCCGCGCGACAGCCAGAAGGTGAGCGCCGCCGAACCCGCACCCAGGTCCCCATCGGTGGCGGCCGTGACCCCCAAGGCATCGCCGGCAGCCGCTCCGAAGTCGACGCCCGCCGCGCCCTCTCCCAAAACCACCGCCGCTGCCGCTCCGGCGCCCGCAAGTGCGCCGCCGGCAGCCGCGCCCGCACCTGCGCCGGCGGCGCCCGAGCAGAAGATGGCGGCGTTGGCGCCACAACCCTCACCCCCGGCACGGGTTCCCCTCACCGTTTCCCTGGTCTTCACGCCGCGATCGGCCGAACTCTCGGACTCTTCGCGGACGGAGCTGGACCGGTTGATCAAGAGCATCTCCGACCAAGGTCTCCGCCAGGTCGAGTTGCGCTCGTTTGCCGGCAACGGCGAGCCGGACAGCCGCAAGGTTTCCCTGGCGCGCGCCCTCAACGTCCGCACCTACCTCATCGACAAGGGCGTGAAGTCCAAGATCGAGATCGGCACTTTTTCCAGCAGCGACGGCAACGAGCGGGTCGAAATCGTGGTGCCCAACACATGA
- the epmA gene encoding EF-P lysine aminoacylase EpmA yields the protein MTDWRPDRLERRLPHLQARARLQAAMRQWFAGEGFLEVETPILQAAPGAEVHLTGFATEWELPDGESRERWLHSSPEFAMKKLLAGGLPRIFQFARVFRNAEGSALHHPEFTMLEWYRSAVGYEAIMADCAALLATLGVDQLRWNGHVCDPRAEPERLTVADAFVRHAGVDLFATMGNAEALSGASGVAMHAGDTWEDVFFRIMFEKIERRLGMGRPTILCEYPISMAALARAKPGDPRVAERFELYVCGVELANAFGELTDPRIQRERLEADMDLKDRLYGVRWPVDEDFLAALDHGLPDCSGIALGFDRLVMLASGAGRIEDVLWLPVR from the coding sequence ATGACCGATTGGCGTCCCGACAGGCTTGAGCGGCGCCTGCCGCATCTCCAGGCGCGTGCCCGGCTGCAGGCCGCGATGCGGCAGTGGTTCGCGGGCGAAGGCTTCCTGGAAGTCGAGACGCCTATCCTGCAGGCCGCGCCCGGAGCCGAAGTCCATCTCACCGGTTTTGCCACCGAATGGGAGCTGCCCGACGGCGAGTCGCGGGAGCGCTGGCTCCACAGTTCGCCCGAGTTCGCGATGAAGAAGCTGCTGGCAGGTGGACTGCCGCGGATATTCCAGTTCGCGCGGGTGTTTCGCAACGCCGAGGGCTCGGCGCTGCACCATCCCGAATTCACGATGCTCGAGTGGTACCGCTCGGCCGTGGGCTACGAGGCGATCATGGCGGATTGCGCCGCGCTGCTCGCCACGCTGGGCGTCGATCAGCTCCGGTGGAACGGGCATGTCTGCGATCCGAGGGCCGAGCCGGAGCGGCTGACGGTCGCCGACGCCTTCGTTCGCCATGCCGGCGTCGACCTGTTCGCGACCATGGGCAATGCCGAGGCGCTGTCGGGAGCCTCCGGCGTCGCGATGCATGCGGGCGATACCTGGGAAGACGTCTTCTTCCGAATCATGTTCGAGAAGATCGAGCGGCGGCTCGGCATGGGCCGTCCGACCATTCTCTGCGAGTACCCGATCTCGATGGCGGCGCTCGCCCGCGCCAAGCCGGGCGATCCTCGGGTGGCCGAGCGATTCGAGCTGTATGTCTGCGGGGTGGAACTGGCGAATGCCTTCGGCGAACTCACCGATCCGCGAATCCAGCGCGAACGTCTCGAAGCGGACATGGACCTGAAGGATCGGCTCTATGGCGTGCGCTGGCCGGTCGACGAGGATTTCCTGGCCGCGCTCGATCACGGCCTGCCGGACTGCTCCGGCATCGCGCTCGGCTTCGACCGCCTGGTCATGCTGGCGAGCGGCGCGGGCCGCATCGAGGACGTTCTATGGTTGCCCGTGCGCTGA
- the efp gene encoding elongation factor P, whose product MKVQVNSIRAGNVLEYNGKLWVASKVQHISPGKGGAFVAIEAKALREGNKLQERFRSGETIERVHIDERECTYLFKDEAGFTFMDKETFEQLVVGADVLDEDQSRWLQDGMEVTVSLYEGTPVGAELPKTVILAVTEADAVVKGQTASSSYKPAIVEGGIRVMVPPHIGVGTRLVINTEEGTYMERAKD is encoded by the coding sequence ATGAAAGTCCAAGTCAATTCCATCCGAGCCGGCAACGTTCTCGAATATAACGGCAAGCTCTGGGTCGCCTCCAAGGTGCAGCATATCAGCCCCGGCAAGGGTGGCGCTTTCGTCGCCATCGAAGCCAAGGCGCTGCGCGAAGGCAACAAACTGCAGGAGCGATTCCGCTCGGGCGAGACCATCGAGCGCGTCCACATCGACGAGCGCGAGTGCACCTACCTGTTCAAGGACGAGGCCGGCTTCACGTTCATGGACAAGGAGACTTTCGAGCAGCTCGTGGTCGGCGCCGACGTCCTCGACGAGGATCAGTCGCGCTGGCTGCAGGACGGCATGGAAGTGACCGTGTCGCTCTATGAAGGCACGCCGGTCGGCGCCGAGTTGCCGAAGACCGTCATTCTCGCCGTCACCGAGGCCGATGCCGTGGTGAAGGGCCAGACCGCCTCCTCGTCCTACAAGCCTGCCATCGTCGAGGGAGGCATCCGCGTGATGGTGCCGCCGCATATCGGCGTCGGCACCCGGCTGGTGATCAACACCGAAGAAGGCACCTACATGGAACGCGCCAAGGATTAG
- a CDS encoding MmcQ/YjbR family DNA-binding protein — MTPKQVDAYCRRLPAATRTVQWEGVTVFKVGGKMFCLIGPPGHSVARLCFKCPPEHFEALSHAKGFKPAPYLARATWVALEDPSVLTPAETRAYLKQAHAVIAAGLSKKKQAELGLK; from the coding sequence ATGACGCCGAAGCAGGTCGATGCCTATTGCCGCAGGCTGCCAGCAGCCACCAGGACGGTGCAATGGGAGGGCGTCACCGTCTTCAAGGTCGGCGGCAAGATGTTTTGCCTGATCGGTCCGCCCGGCCATTCGGTCGCGCGCCTCTGCTTCAAATGCCCGCCGGAGCATTTCGAGGCGCTGTCCCATGCAAAGGGGTTCAAACCAGCCCCCTACCTCGCCCGCGCCACATGGGTTGCCCTGGAAGATCCCTCGGTCCTGACTCCGGCCGAGACGCGCGCCTACCTGAAACAGGCCCACGCCGTCATCGCGGCAGGCCTTTCGAAGAAGAAGCAGGCCGAATTGGGCCTCAAATAG
- the thiE gene encoding thiamine phosphate synthase, which produces MTARLYLISPARIEHPSIFADELRAALDGGDVAAFQLRLKDVPDDEIARVADTLRPICQQRDTALIMNDRPDLAVKLDCDGVHVGQDDMPYAEARRIVGPNRQVGVTCKASRHLAMEAAEAGADYVAFGAFFPSTTKTVTTPADIEIVEWWSALMQVPCVAIGGITVENCKPLLVAGVDFLAVSGGVWNYGDGPEAAVRAFNELFSAHGQP; this is translated from the coding sequence GTGACCGCCCGTCTCTATCTCATCTCGCCCGCCCGCATCGAGCATCCGTCGATCTTCGCCGACGAACTGCGTGCCGCCCTCGACGGCGGCGACGTTGCGGCTTTCCAGCTCCGGCTGAAGGACGTTCCCGACGACGAGATCGCCCGCGTCGCCGACACGTTGCGGCCGATCTGCCAGCAGCGCGACACGGCGCTGATCATGAACGACCGGCCAGACCTGGCGGTGAAACTCGACTGCGACGGCGTGCATGTCGGCCAGGACGACATGCCCTATGCCGAGGCGCGCCGGATCGTCGGACCCAACCGGCAGGTGGGCGTCACCTGCAAGGCGTCGCGACATCTTGCGATGGAGGCGGCCGAGGCCGGTGCCGACTACGTGGCCTTCGGTGCCTTCTTCCCTTCGACCACAAAAACGGTCACCACGCCCGCCGATATCGAGATCGTCGAATGGTGGAGCGCGCTGATGCAGGTGCCCTGCGTCGCGATCGGCGGCATCACGGTCGAGAACTGCAAGCCGTTGCTCGTCGCCGGCGTCGACTTCCTCGCCGTGTCCGGCGGTGTCTGGAACTACGGCGACGGTCCCGAGGCGGCTGTCCGGGCCTTCAACGAGCTCTTCTCAGCGCACGGGCAACCATAG
- a CDS encoding peptidoglycan -binding protein, translating into MAGASRRRGGGSADYTWPGYVDALTTLLMVLIFLLSLFSVAQFTLTDTLNTRDVAIDALNKQLGSLASVLSLEKAANDGLKQDLEKLTLQLRENQAERDRLGADLAAQRSAADALKSERDRLTADLSSQRSSSDALKIERDQLTERLTSMMAERDRLAASLESANKEASSTASKAGDLQKEIERQRLELTRLAASLAAANQDKGKLFGDLTEEQKLSAEQKAAVVRLTAEMAALKDELARLGTALDAADAKAKDQQAQIVDLGQKLNRALASKVEELARYRSEFFGKLREALRGQRDVQIVGDRFVFQSEVLFPSGSAKLAEGGEKQLANVARRLVEISATIPKDINWVLQVDGHTDNKPISNATYPSNWELSAARAIAVVKFLHSEGIPNNRLVAAGYGEYQPLSSTDTTRNRRIELKVTNR; encoded by the coding sequence ATGGCGGGCGCATCCCGCCGCCGCGGAGGGGGCTCGGCCGATTATACCTGGCCGGGCTATGTCGACGCGCTGACCACGCTGCTGATGGTCCTGATCTTCCTGCTGTCGCTGTTCAGCGTCGCCCAGTTCACGTTGACCGACACGTTGAACACGCGCGACGTCGCGATCGACGCCCTCAACAAGCAGCTCGGCAGTCTCGCCAGCGTGCTGTCGCTAGAGAAAGCGGCAAACGACGGACTGAAGCAGGATCTCGAGAAGCTCACCCTGCAGCTCCGCGAAAACCAGGCCGAACGCGACCGCCTGGGCGCCGATCTGGCAGCCCAGCGTAGCGCAGCTGATGCGCTGAAAAGCGAGCGTGACCGTCTCACGGCCGATCTTTCAAGCCAGCGCAGTTCGTCGGACGCGCTAAAGATCGAGCGCGACCAGCTCACCGAACGCCTGACCTCGATGATGGCGGAACGCGACCGGCTCGCCGCCTCTCTGGAGAGCGCCAACAAAGAGGCCTCGTCCACCGCCTCCAAGGCCGGCGATCTCCAGAAGGAGATCGAGCGTCAGCGCCTCGAACTCACGCGCCTCGCTGCGTCGCTGGCGGCCGCGAACCAGGACAAGGGCAAGCTGTTCGGCGACCTCACGGAGGAGCAGAAGCTCAGCGCCGAGCAGAAGGCCGCCGTCGTGCGCCTCACCGCCGAGATGGCCGCCCTCAAGGACGAGCTGGCGCGCCTCGGCACCGCGCTCGACGCCGCCGATGCCAAGGCCAAGGACCAGCAAGCCCAGATCGTCGACCTCGGCCAGAAGCTGAACCGCGCGCTGGCCAGCAAGGTCGAGGAACTGGCGCGCTACCGCTCGGAGTTCTTCGGCAAGCTGCGCGAGGCGCTGCGTGGCCAGCGCGACGTGCAGATCGTCGGCGACCGCTTCGTCTTCCAGTCGGAGGTGCTCTTCCCCTCTGGCTCGGCCAAGCTGGCGGAAGGCGGCGAGAAGCAGCTCGCCAACGTCGCCAGGCGCCTGGTGGAGATTTCGGCCACCATCCCCAAGGACATCAACTGGGTGCTGCAGGTCGACGGTCACACCGACAACAAGCCGATCAGCAACGCGACCTATCCGTCGAACTGGGAACTTTCGGCCGCGCGCGCTATCGCCGTGGTCAAGTTCCTGCACAGCGAGGGCATCCCGAACAACCGCCTGGTGGCAGCCGGTTACGGCGAATACCAGCCGCTCTCGTCCACCGACACGACGCGCAACCGGCGCATCGAGCTGAAGGTGACGAACCGGTAG